From the Notolabrus celidotus isolate fNotCel1 chromosome 12, fNotCel1.pri, whole genome shotgun sequence genome, one window contains:
- the LOC117823365 gene encoding neurofilament heavy polypeptide-like isoform X2 — protein sequence MKVQLLLPLAAAVSVITVGLMQMRKKDSAKEERRNRFQEIKLRVTYDVLREYQNDKTAKQHELETAETDSKTLEGEVNQLQSKADVAKGESDTCLTSKTSEKDVLNLVEKELSDVKASTEKERINWLTESETLQKQLADRSAVCNFLKPEAEAARKLCGGEAKPEEAKAEAPKPEEAKAEAPKPEEAKAEAPKPEEAKAEAPKPEEAKAEAPKAEAPKAEAPKEEAKPEEAKAEAPKPEEAKAEAPKAEVPKPEEAKAEAPKPEEAKAEAPKVEAKAEEPKPEEAKAEAPKVEAKAEAPKKR from the exons ATGAAGGTGCAACTGCTCCTGCCGCTGGCTGCAGCCGTATCTGTCATTACGGTGGGGTTGATGCAAATGCGGAAAAAGGATAGCGccaaggaggagagaaggaacaGGTTTCAGGAGATCAAACTGCGGGTGACCTACGATGTGCTGAGAGAGTACCAGAACGACAAGACAGCGAAGCAGCACGAGCTTGAGACTGCTGAAACAGACAGCAAAACACTGGAGGGAGAAGTAAACCAGCTCCAGTCAAAAGCAGACGTAGCTAAGGGAGAGTCGGACACCTGTCTCACCAGCAAG ACATCTGAAAAGGACGTTCTGAATTTGGTCGAGAAAGAACTGAGTGATGTCAAAG CTTccacagagaaggaaagaatCAACTGGCTGACTGAGAGTGAAACTCTGCAAAAGCAACTAGCAGACCGGAGTGCAGTATGTAACTTTTTGAAACCAGAAGCTGAAGCAGCGAG AAAACTGTGTGGGGGTGAAGCTAAACCAGAAGAAGCAAAGGCAGAAGCCCCTAAACCAGAAGAGGCTAAAGCAGAGGCCCCGAAACCAGAAGAGGCTAAAGCAGAGGCCCCTAAACCAGAAGAGGCTAAAGCAGAGGCGCCTAAACCAGAAGAGGCTAAAGCAGAGGCCCCTAAAGCAGAGGCCCCTAAAGCAGAGGCGCCTAAAGAGGAGGCCAAACCAGAAGAAGCTAAAGCAGAGGCCCCGAAACCAGAGGAGGCTAAAGCAGAGGCCCCTAAAGCAGAGGTCCCTAAACCAGAAGAGGCTAAAGCAGAGGCGCCTAAACCAGAAGAGGCTAAAGCAGAG GCTCCTAAAGTAGAGGCTAAAGCAGAGGAGCCTAAACCAGAAGAGGCTAAAGCAGAGGCTCCTAAAGTAGAGGCTAAAGCAGAGGCGCCTAAGAAAAGATGA
- the LOC117823365 gene encoding neurofilament heavy polypeptide-like isoform X1 → MKVQLLLPLAAAVSVITVGLMQMRKKDSAKEERRNRFQEIKLRVTYDVLREYQNDKTAKQHELETAETDSKTLEGEVNQLQSKADVAKGESDTCLTSKTSEKDVLNLVEKELSDVKASTEKERINWLTESETLQKQLADRSAVCNFLKPEAEAARKLCGGEAKPEEAKAEAPKPEEAKAEAPKPEEAKAEAPKPEEAKAEAPKPEEAKAEAPKAEAPKAEAPKEEAKPEEAKAEAPKPEEAKAEAPKAEVPKPEEAKAEAPKPEEAKAEAPKAEVPKPEEAKAEAPKPEEAKAEAPKVEAKAEEPKPEEAKAEAPKVEAKAEAPKKR, encoded by the exons ATGAAGGTGCAACTGCTCCTGCCGCTGGCTGCAGCCGTATCTGTCATTACGGTGGGGTTGATGCAAATGCGGAAAAAGGATAGCGccaaggaggagagaaggaacaGGTTTCAGGAGATCAAACTGCGGGTGACCTACGATGTGCTGAGAGAGTACCAGAACGACAAGACAGCGAAGCAGCACGAGCTTGAGACTGCTGAAACAGACAGCAAAACACTGGAGGGAGAAGTAAACCAGCTCCAGTCAAAAGCAGACGTAGCTAAGGGAGAGTCGGACACCTGTCTCACCAGCAAG ACATCTGAAAAGGACGTTCTGAATTTGGTCGAGAAAGAACTGAGTGATGTCAAAG CTTccacagagaaggaaagaatCAACTGGCTGACTGAGAGTGAAACTCTGCAAAAGCAACTAGCAGACCGGAGTGCAGTATGTAACTTTTTGAAACCAGAAGCTGAAGCAGCGAG AAAACTGTGTGGGGGTGAAGCTAAACCAGAAGAAGCAAAGGCAGAAGCCCCTAAACCAGAAGAGGCTAAAGCAGAGGCCCCGAAACCAGAAGAGGCTAAAGCAGAGGCCCCTAAACCAGAAGAGGCTAAAGCAGAGGCGCCTAAACCAGAAGAGGCTAAAGCAGAGGCCCCTAAAGCAGAGGCCCCTAAAGCAGAGGCGCCTAAAGAGGAGGCCAAACCAGAAGAAGCTAAAGCAGAGGCCCCGAAACCAGAGGAGGCTAAAGCAGAGGCCCCTAAAGCAGAGGTCCCTAAACCAGAAGAGGCTAAAGCAGAGGCGCCTAAACCAGAAGAGGCTAAAGCAGAGGCCCCTAAAGCAGAGGTCCCTAAACCAGAAGAGGCTAAAGCAGAGGCGCCTAAACCAGAAGAGGCTAAAGCAGAGGCTCCTAAAGTAGAGGCTAAAGCAGAGGAGCCTAAACCAGAAGAGGCTAAAGCAGAGGCTCCTAAAGTAGAGGCTAAAGCAGAGGCGCCTAAGAAAAGATGA
- the si:ch1073-70f20.1 gene encoding prostate-associated microseminoprotein: protein MTAGGVLLALLLFLSASVPCFSVYNSGECFFNTKGSCEHMGKVFDIGESWVTSDCYQCVCMEPFGVGCCEHGSQPVDYPDWCEIIRKPDSCTSVAVMRVNHKLPCLWGRGRLRPASGQPWKSDNDPMF from the exons ATGACAGCAGGAGGGGTGCTTTTAGCTTTACTCTTGTTCCTGAGTGCCAGTGTGCCATGTTTCTCAGTGTACAACAGTGGCGAGTGTTTCTTCAACACAAAAG GGAGCTGTGAACACATGGGGAAGGTGTTTGATATAGGAGAGAGCTGGGTAACCAGTGACTGTTACCAGTGTGTCTGCATGGAGCCTTTTGGAGTAGGATGCTGTGAACA CGGATCTCAACCTGTGGACTACCCTGATTGGTGCGAGATCATACGTAAACCTGACTCTTGTACGAGTGTTGCGGTGATGAGGGTCAATCATAAACTACCCTGCCTCTGGGGACGAGGCCGTCTTAGACCGGCCTCAGGACAGCCATGGAAGTCTGACAATGATCCTATGTTTTGA